A genome region from Oncorhynchus gorbuscha isolate QuinsamMale2020 ecotype Even-year linkage group LG26, OgorEven_v1.0, whole genome shotgun sequence includes the following:
- the LOC124015195 gene encoding male-specific lethal 1-like 1 has protein sequence MTSTVFTSGGYKLDTVGKIDLVKAPAGGTPDSFSGLRREPSEYVIGVPNVLGSIHNSSDQQLQGKAKVVPGQGQVTCRPGSGQNLGLGSGQEENWVSFGAQTPQGKPMGGEGTTPVKSKTLLGQTNRNMGKTDLGVHNTIKQPRDDVVGGREVRGAATAAVMGAQSSEHSPDCKRGNIRKGPGHSPTQTSCIRQILLLQLELIEQQQQQLQSKSKEIDDLKAEKEMLMARIERMERRLRLGKKDGCDQHPTHIPSRQQDQAAMPGTPEGQGLSEGRSGHTPRTLNFGRGGKGHKRRFLFQDPRAAKRRAQAKASQSPHNEALLPKEEPLDGGEFSDGSPGTSSTVTEELDYLSTTDMYLCRWHVPPLSPTSREPSPKKEEPVAIPSWKENLMGPLGEEEASDIPENLDDNVFLKRHLKHELDEKRRKRWDIQRIREQRMFQRLQQRMNKRKGIQESEPEVFSFYPEAEDVEYLMITPHLPVVVFGRPLPKLSRRIFDLPWLDERSRCRVEVPKKQTPHRTCRK, from the exons ATGACATCCACTGTGTTCACAAGTGGAGGATATAAGCTGGACACAGTGGGGAAGATTGATTTGGTCAAAGCTCCAGCGGGAGGAACACCTGATTCCTTCAGCGGCCTGAGGAGGGAGCCAAGTGAATATGTCATCGGAGTCCCAAACGTGCTGGGCAGTATCCACAACAGCAGCGACCAGCAGCTTCAGGGGAAAGCCAAGGTGGTGCCAGGACAGGGACAGGTTACCTGCAGGCCTGGATCTGGACAGAACCTTGGGCTTGGGTCGGGGCAAGAGGAGAACTGGGTGAGCTTTGGAGCCCAAACTCCCCAGGGCAAACCGATGGGGGGCGAAGGCACCACACCAGTCAAGAGCAAGACACTACtaggacagacaaacagaaatATGGGCAAGACAGACCTTGGAGTGCACAACACTATCAAACAGCCCCGGGACGATGTAGTGGGTGGCAGGGAGGTCAGAGGGGCTGCTACGGCAGCAGTCATGGGGGCACAGTCATCAGAACACAGCCCAGACTGCAAAAGAGGGAATATTAGGAAAGGGCCTGGTCACTCCCCTACACAGACCAGCTGCATACGCCAGATCCTCCTCCTCCAACTGGAACTCATtgaacaacagcaacagcagctcCAGTCCAAGAGTAAGGAGATAGATGACCTTAAAGCTGAGAAGGAAATG CTCATGGCGCGGATCGAGCGCATGGAGCGCCGTCTGCGGCTAGGTAAGAAGGATGGGTGTGACCAGCACCCCACCCACATCCCTAGCCGGCAACAAGACCAGGCAGCAATGCCAGGGACACCAGAGGGGCAGGGGCTGTCTGAGGGCCGCAGCGGCCATACACCCCGAACGCTGAATTTTGGCAGAGGAGGCAAGGGCCACAAACG GCGTTTCCTCTTCCAGGACCCCAGGGCAGCCAAACGACGTGCCCAAGCCAAGGCTTCCCAGTCCCCACACAATGAGGCACTTCTCCCCAAAGAGGAGCCACTGGACGGAGGAGAGTTTTCAGATGGGTCTCCTGGAACCAGCTCGACTGTCACTGAGGAACTGGACTACCTGTCCACCACAGACATGTACCTGTGTCGCTGGCATGTGCCTCCCCTGTCACCAACTTCGCGAGAGCCCTCACCCAAGAAGGAGGAGCCTGTGGCCA TTCCCTCATGGAAGGAAAACCTAATGGGGCccctaggagaggaggaggcatcTGATATCCCTGAG AATCTGGATGACAATGTCTTCCTGAAGCGCCACTTGAAGCATGAACTGgatgagaagagaaggaagag ATGGGACATCCAGCGGATCCGTGAGCAGCGGATGTTCCAGCGACTGCAGCAGCGCATGAACAAGAGGAAGGGTATCCAAGAGAGTGAGCCAGAAGTGTTTTCCTTCTACCCAGAAGCTGAGGATG tggAGTACCTCATGATCACCCCCCACCTTCCAGTGGTGGTGTTTGGACGACCTCTGCCAAAGCTGTCAAGACG GATCTTTGACCTGCCCTGGCTGGATGAGCGGAGCCGCTGTCGAGTCGAGGTGCCCAAAAAGCAGACCCCCCACCGGACCTGCCGTAAATAA